The window GCTAGAGAATGAGACACATGAAATAGAGTTCAGTTGCTCCACTAATACTAGTTGAGGTCATTTGGAATCAGACAAATTCCAGCCAATGCCCAGACATGGAAGATAGTCAGACAATCAGCCAGCAGAACCACCTGGCCAACCTGTAGCTTACAGCAGACACGTAAGTGAACCCAGCCAACGTCAGAGTCAGGGGTGATTGTTACACAGAATTATCATGCAAAAGATTATTAATATAATAGGTAAAgtaataatttttccattttagaattAAAGATAGGGCTTAAGGAGGTTACATACCTTGGTCATTATCTCAGGCAGCTGGAAAGTGTCAGAGCCCAAACTAAGAAATTCAGTGTTCTACTATACAGAACCGTTTCAATACTTCTCTTTATTTTAGGTGGTTTTGTTTATAATAGAtatcaatataatatataacttaGGCTAAAAGGTGGAGAATTTTAGGCAGCCACTTCTAACTCTCCACTAATCCCCCTCTTAGCTTTTAGCTCTTAAAAATCATGTCACCCTGGCTTAaagtttgattattttctttaaattgctaACGCAGATCTCCTTGTAGTGTATCATAGTCTATACTGTCCTGGATCATATTTTCCAAAACTCCAGTATAAGGAAATAACTTAAATGGCCTACTCTTGcacacagctctctctctccattttactgCTCCCATTTTATGCAGGGCTGTCAGGGCTTTCTGAATTAAATGTGACTTAGGGCCTGTGCTTGCTGACTGAAGAGGCTCATAGGTCCTATAGCTCATCCACAATCTTGTACTTGAGCTGTCAAGAATGAGAGATTGGTGCCAAATTCAACCCAACATAGCCCCTTCCCAGTAGTCTGCCTTCAACAACTCCTCCTTGTCAAATCCAACAGTTTACATAGGATATATAGTGAATAAAGTACTCTGAAAGATACGAATGTAGAGGTGCTTCTTCCGCTGATAGCAGGAACACCTATCAGCTTCCCACAGGGCTGACATTTCAGGCTGGCAGGGGAGAGATGATCATAGGATTTTTGTGCTGCTGTTTCTAAATGGATTGTAGAGACTCCCAAGGCAAATTGCCTCACTTCTCACCATCTGCCTCTAAGAGTCGTGTGATGCAACTATGCAActcaaaaaaaacttttttttttttttttttttgttatttataaaatagatccCTCAGATGAATGGTTTACAGAACTCATGCAGGATTCCCTAAGCTTGAGCCTCTCTCTGCATGGAACTTTAAGGTTTTAGGCACCAGAAATCCCCTGCCTTCTCCTCACTGTCTGGAGAAAGATCTAAGAATCATTGATTGTTAGAGTGGAAGGGTAGCTGTTAGCAGGGCCCAGGTGTTTCTTGATGTTCCCCTAATAATTGGAAACCAGAGGTTGTACAATTACCCTTTGATAATTAACACCTTAGCTGAACACAGCACAGACATACCAAGTCACAAGCATCCAGGTTAATAAGACCCAGAGGTAGAATCACTAGCCcaagaggagatccaagatggcagaaaagataaacactgtgcctgtttccttctgtgaacacatttgaattacaactaagttatagaacgatcaacttggagaaccgtctgaagtctagctgaatagaagttttataactaaggctataaaggAGAAGCTATGTCAAGACTGGTAGTAGGTAGGGGCAGAAATGCaaaactggctaaccccaaacctccctgtggcagttgagaactggaagggatatctcggctatggaggttccccccagaggaacaAGGGACCCAACTCCataccagcctccccagcccagagtactggtgctgggaagaggagcccccacatctgCCTGTAAAAAACTGGGGATTCAActatctgggtgggacagaaggtgaTGGGAAACCCAGgagtcctcttaaagggcccgcacacacactcacttgctcacaggtgCTTACCTTGGGCTCCACAGAGGGACAGTGGCAGGGATGGAGGGACATCAGAGCCATAGAGAGGCAGACCGAGTTGTGTTTCTttgggttgagggctggaggacactCACCATTTACCTGTGAGGAGGTCTTCCTGCTGTGCAGCCAGTTAGGCAGGTGCcaatttcctgtgttgagcccgcccccacaaggccaaatctgaacatgattggcctggtgagctctgcggTTCTGCTCttctgactcactgggacccaaCTCcaccaatgccagaggcactttctccaagatcagccagccccgcccacattgtactctttcttggaaaatatcAGATTCAAACAGACCCAGGCtggtggtgactggcctcagtgtgctcggagacttttgctgagtagctccaggcttgGCATtgccaccaaaccagaatctacactaacctgatgaccacaactcttcccattctagtgactccccgagaccctgcctcacccaacttgtgtaccaaaTGACCATCAGGTGGGGCTTGAGAAGGCTCACCATGAATAACAAAGATCAGGAAATTCAAAGGGTTTAGCGTTTTTTACCTCTCAGGAACCAGGGACTAGGCCAAGCAAATTCTTTATTAcggtatgtatggtgtcagatgggtactagatttgttggggtgatagatgggacgGGTGGAGGCggcatgaaaaaggtgaagagattaagtacaaactggtagcTATAAaatagacatggggatgtaaagtaaagcacagggactttgccaataatatggtaatagctatgtataacgccaggtgggtactagactagtcagggggatcacttgttaaattatataaatgtctaacaactatgctgtacacctaaaaataatataaaattatatggaacatcaactataattgaaatattaaaaaggggggaaggtgaaggggaatatgaggttcaaatttccaggtataaaacaaataagtcatggggaatGTAATGCACAACATAGGGAATGgtgtcaataatactgtgatagcatggtacggtgtcagatggttgctggacttatcatggtgatcatttctttaggtatataaatgttgagtaactatggtgtacacctgaaactaatatattaggtttgtgcaaaagtaattgtggttcaaaaggttaaaaataattgcaaaacacacaattacttttgcatcaacctataatattgtatgctagctacattttaatttaaaaaaatctttaaaaaaatactgaaaagaaaaaagacccaaGAGGTAGAGTCTTTGTGTTTTAATATGGTGAACGGAAGAATGTTTCAATCAGGAGAGAGAATAgatagacaaggaaacagagaaaaccaATACAAAGATAAGCACTGACTATGCCTATCTGAGCACCCACAACAATGAGGTGCTCATGTCATCAGACATGGTCTTGCTAGTCCCACTTGCAAGGCTGTTCCAAGTGTGGAGATGTATGTGGGGTGCTATCGCCAATGGACTATGGGTATTTGAGTCCCAGATCATTTCCATCTTGAAATGGACGTGTTAAATTATCTGTCTTATGCCAATTAACATTTGACCCATCTAACTCTCCTTGGTCTAAACCCATGCTCATCAAGCATATTATTTTACCACCTAAGTCTACCTATAATGTGCAGAGCACTGGGTTGTGGAGCAATTTGGGTTCCTTTGGCGGTGTTCCCACAGAGAATATCAACAGAGCCTTTCTGATTATGATTTAGCTTCCAAGGCAGTTTGACCACAGGGGCAGAGTGGACTGATCTTGGATTTAGATCACCAGACAATGGGACAGTTGAAAGATTGGATTTCAATTAATTGACTGCCATTTTGGTTTACACTCcagtcttatttatattttagttcttATCAGTCTGCCTGTCAGGGTGTAATCAAACCTATCCCATGAACGAGTAAGTCTCTGAGCCTTGAACACAGAGGAACTCATCCATCTAACATTGATTAGGTAAGTTTTTCTCAACCTTTTAAAACCATACAGCCCTTTGATATACATGAAATTCTCCTGTCCCATGACCATTCTTCAACATGCCCAAGCAAATCAATACATCTTATAGACAGTAGTCCCCACCGGCTAAGAAGATTCTACTTTATGTAATATGAAAAAACAACAGGGCTTATGCCCTAAGTAATATAGATTatatggatatgtgtgtgtgtgtgtgtgtgtgtgtgtgtgtgtttatacacacacatatgtgtatagaACTTAGCTGTAGAGATTTTGATAAAACCTGTCCCACCCTCCAaacttatttaaaagtttatgtgTATACCCTCCCCCCAAAACTCTCATCACTGCCCTAGATGATGCCTCTATAAGAATTGCAGATAAATGTCTTCTGATTTCTGAGGAAGGATCTTGACTTACGTATGATAGAGTTGGTTGGGTAGGTGAGGACACAGTAAGGCATTAGTGAAGGGAGAAGGTGAAGTTTGAAGTAGTAAATGTTACCTAATTACTAAGTATCCATAATGATGTTAGTGAtactgcctctgtgtgtgtgcgtgtgtgtgtgcagtgtgtggACAGTGTGTTTAAACGTTTATGTGTATGCCTGTGTACATGAATGagaatacatatacaaaaataaataaaacacaatccTTGCTTTCGATTTCTAATTACatggcaaaaatataaacataccCATCACACATACCCTCGTAGGTAACAGTTAATGCGAACTGTGCAATCTCTTCTCCATGTCTGTCCAATCACAGGTTAAAGCTGCTTAGTACACAGACTTCACGCTAAAGCCCGGTGTATCGTGTGGTCAGGTGGGGACTCCGTGGTGCAGGAGAGACCTGAATGGTAAATATGCTTCCCCTTCATCCACCCTCTTCCATTAAAAGATTAGTGAACAAATCCCCCAACATCAAGAGCTTCCCTTGTGAGTGAAAACAGTTTACAACCATTTAGAAATTGTTTGTACAACTGTTTATCAAAGTTAGAAATTGAAATAGATAATCTctagacttttttatttttccttatatgtGTTCTACACGTATACATAGTTCTTACACCTCtgagaacataaaatttaaatgtctttttttatccTGATAGTTGTCTAGTAATGCATATCTAGTAATAttagtagctgaatggataactGTTACAATAACCACAATCCACTCTGCTACTACTCTGAGAAGCATTACCAGGGaagtagaaatttaaagaaaacaatgagaagtGACAATTGTTAAATACCTCACATGAAGCTAGGAAAAGCTTAGCCATCTTAATCTTTATGACATAGATTATTCAAACAATTTATACATGGAAAACACATTGTTTAGAAAGTACTTTTCATGTTCTTCACACATATATAGATCATTTGACCTTCAAAAATATCTCACAAAAAGTATGAGGAAAACTAATAGATCAGACAGGGTAAATAGGTTGCCCAAATCCAAATCCAGATagtggggagcgggagcgggagcgggagcgggagcgggagcgggagcgggagcgggagcgggagcgggagcgggagcgggagcgggagcgggagcgggagcggggaGATTTGAAGTTTTCACTTCTGAGCTCATGGTCTTTTCCATTAATTATACCACAAAGCCTCCCTGAAGCCAACATCCATGATATGCAAAGCTGCTTTTAACATAAGGAAAAGATGTGAAGAGAAATTTGTACAGAATTTTCCATAGTCAATTGTTCAATAGGTTTTGCTTACGGACTTAAGCACTGCTTAaattataaaacctaaaatattacACAATGACTTCTGTCTTCTGTGGTAAACCTAAATGAACAATTATGACAGCCACTAAAAGCACtatttaagaaatatgtatttaaaactaAGACCAATCAAGAGCTAGAAAggaaaactaataatttaaattgGATCGAAGTACAaaaaatattggtattttaaaagttaatccTTTATTATAAAGGTTTAAgtatatataattccatttaagaCAAAAATAGCTAAATTTGTGTGGCTTTACATGTGTTTATAGTtttgtatatttctatatattttatgaattttatgtttatatatttatatttttatatagaaaccAACTGAGCATCATTAGATGCTATACCCATTAGGTGAAAGTTTGTAGAACAGGATTTGCAATCTCAATTTATCACCCCACATATgattacaaagataaaaagataccTTTACAATGGATAAAGCTGGTTGATACTACCTTACTAAATTGATCAAATTTAACATCACGAATAACAGGACAAATTGACATCATATGCCTATTGATATGTTGTAATGTGAAAGATACAACATCACCCAAAATGTTTAATCTTAATCTAAGAATGAGAAAATAGTAGACAAAACCAAACCAGATTAAGGGTAATTCTGTAAAACAACTAGCCTATATTCCTCAAAAAATGTGCAAGTCAtaaaaggcacacacacaaaaaaaagttaaaaaactcGGACTTTATTGAAAATTAGATAGGATTGATAATAAAATGCTTGTGTGGTGCTTGTTTGATTCCTGGATCAAAAATAAAGCAGTTATAAAGGACATTAAGAAAATCAgggaaatttaaatatgaattagatatattaaataatattattgtattaatgttaaatttcttggGTGTGATAATGGTTTGTGTTTAGAGATTGTCTTGTTCATACAGGACACATGTTAAAGTATTTCAGAGTGGAGTATACTGATATCTGCAACTTACCTTCAAAATTGTTCAgaaaaaactgaatgaatgaTAGAGCTaaaaagcaaatatggcaaaatgttaacaatcgTTAAATCTAGGTGAAACATATATGCGTATAAAAGTTCATTGTATTACTCTCCCACCTTTCCATAGGtttgaaattttggaaaatacaagttgggaaaaagaaaaccaaataaaattattctttaaattctttatttcatatgTCCATTTCagcaatattaaaatataggtttCTCATACGTACACTcactttatgatttaaaatatgaaatgctgAACATTACAAATTATAAtcaaaatttacaacaaattactTTAAGACTAagatgaaagacttaaaaattatgttaaatttctAGTGGAAATATAACGAGAGTGAAAGATACTAGTGATGGTTTTCCCCATCTTAATTCTCTGTTCCTTCCcacttaaaatcttaaaaagtattCATTATAAATTGGAAGTAcagaattattagaaaataattggaTAATTGAGTTGTATGATTCTCCTTAAAGGTACAATCTACTCTTCAGCAACCTGTAAGCCATTGAAACAGTAACTCCGTATCCAACAAAAAAAGCCAAAGCGCGATTAGGTTGGGGAAGAGGTAGCAAATATGCAATGGTGTGGTAGATCCGTGCTCCGACAAAGAGTCTGAAGTGCAGGATGGCTGTAGAGAGGTCTGGACCACTTAAGGAATACAGAAGGCCAATACCAAGAAATGGCACAATATTTTCAAGGTCATTCAGATGGGCCCTGTGGGAAAAGAGGACCAGtaaaacactaatttttaaatgagcagaaatatattcatttttcccTATCTCCtaaaactaaatattaatataagttttaatggatcttaaaaatataaagaaagactccttttatttctctcaaattGCCTTGTTTCCTTACCCCCTTGGCTTTTATTTAGAATGTCTTCTTATTTGcgcttccttttattttcagtgcaTTTCACCACAAAGAAGGCATTTGCACTTTCAAGAATATTAAaaccacatctataaaataaaactcaCTTCATTTCTGTAGatatgaaatactttttcttccAGGGTTCATACAATAGCAAGTCAACATTCTTCTtatcaaaggaagaaaatcctTTTGGTTATGATCTTTTATAAGATTCCTCTCTCACTTCTACTAGTCTGCAAAATGGTTACTGAGACAATCCTTGCTCATTCACCCAAACCACAGGTTGCCAAGAATTAATTTACCAATTTGATATCAAGAATCTCATGCTTTCAACATCCAAATAACAGAATACATAACCAGCCTTTTAAATACGGGTAAGATTTTAGCCAATCTATCctgaaattacaaaaagaattaGCTAAGCAAAGGAGCAAAGTagaaaccatacacaaaaatgataGACAACAGAAAgatatgtttcttaaattttatctttacACCCcaactagaagaaaacacaaagcatGGTTTAGCTACAAGTTTTCATCCAATTCATGGGAACTTGGCTTCTCTGGCTAAGAGTGTGAATACAAGGCACATCTATTATTgacttgatattttttaaagagcttaattttaaaatctgatgttCCTCTTTAAGTCTCCGGAATTAAAAATTGCTTTAGAATCTAGAGTAGAAATTGAGATTTTGATAGTGTTTATCAGATATcgatacatatttcaaaatgaaaaatacttgttTCCTGTTACTCTCTTTTCTTCTagcaaaaaattatataattatggCATACTGTGTGCTCAGTGATCACTGCTatcttcccctcctttcctttctcctgtttTCCATAGATTATCTCTAAGGTTGCCTGACAGAGATGAAGACAACACAAAGGTATGAAGAAGGTGACAGTAACCTAGATAAGTAATGGTTTTGATAGATTCAAGTAAAGAACTCCCTATTCCTGAATAAAAGCTAAGACAGAAAGAGATGAATGTTTGTGTCTGCTCTTTCATGGAACAACCCAAGGGCTACTGAGAGTAAGGTGGGCAAGAAAGGACAGAAATACAATTTTCTACTAAAGAAGAGCCTATTGCACCAATTACACCAAGGGTATTTGTTTGGATCCTCTGAACTCTCCTGCTGGGCCACAGACATAGCTTCACCTCCAATCTTAGGTGTGTTAGTTTTCTCctttacaacattttaaaaggacaGATATTTCAAAGTTGGGGAAGAACCTTTAAAAGGAACACCctgtggaaaaggaaaacaatgcacTTCTGGGCTTGTATTAAGTGATTGGCAAACAgaatgcagttttaaaaacaggGAAGAAAGTCAAGGACAATAAGGGGTAACAAGCTTCAATGGCGGTAGAGAGAAGGACGATCAGGGGCAAGGCTTCCTTGACCTTACTGGCCTTGTCATTTTTTCTggcttctgtctctctgtcttatttctcttccattctcttttcctgTCCTCAAAAGAGTCTCACAGATAACACTCCTGATTGTCCTGATAAGGCCTGTTTTCAacagaaatgcatattttttgcTAATTTATGCCATTTCATATGCTGTACTTTTTAGACCCTGCCTCGGGCATACACTTACCCAGCTCTCCCAGGGAGGACCTGCAGGAGTTCACTATCACCCTTCCACTGTCACCTTTTCTCTGCTCCAATGACAGAATCATCCCAGAGTGGCATCTTCCTTCacttttgtgtcatttccagatggCTACCAAATCTATTACCAGGTGCACATCAGTCTTTATGTATGACCACTTTCTACCTGGGTCTATGCCCCCACCCCATGACTGGTgttcccattttcctttctttgggcaATGTCCCTTGGTATCACTGACTGACCTTCCCACCAGCCCTGCTCTGTGCTCATGACACTCCTGCCATTACCTTCCCCTCTCAGATTAGAATCTCTTGGATCTCGgtgtcaactggacctggaccagAGTTGCTATACGCCTGAGAATTGCCAAGGCGTGGCCAACTACAAACCCCACTTTTCCTGACTCCCTTATCTCCGCCAAAGCTCTTCACACTCAGCATACAGCTGTGTATCCAAATACCCACAAAGAAATTTTCCCAAATTGACATgatctcttcctttttctaaatccTAGTATCCTTCACATTCTTCCTTCATGAAACATTCCTAAAATACCCTAGGAACTTAAACCTCATACCACACAACTTCACATCTAATGGAAGACTGCTTTATATTATTCTGTGTTTATTACATGCAcgttggtcttattttcaggggaaaagtTATAAAGGTTTCAAGGGCAGGAACTCATTCTTAAAGTTCTTTCATATCATCCCAATGGAAGAAGTAACAGTGACACACACAGTAATTTCTCAGTAAATGCTTTGTGTTCATGCATTGGGGCCAGAAGGGAAGTCATCTATTTCAATTCCTAGCCCATGCTTCATCAGGCCCTTGACAGAATCCCCAGCGAGAATCCCCACTGAACACTCTTAGGAAAGGGGTATTCTCAGCCTTTGAAGGTAGAATATTCTGAATGTCTCTCCTTTCCCTAAACACCAAACccaagctttcttttcttcttttaaatgattCCCTTGATTTCTCCAGCTGCCCTGATTATcttacaatttgttttttatcttgcTCTATTTAACGTATATGGTCTTGAATTCTTTCCAGAACAAGGTGagatagaattaaataaatgtgtatgtaaaatgttttctaatcACCACTGATTTCTCTCTGTccagaacataaataaattactttAGGCCACTTATCTTGACATTTCAATGCATATTTCTTTAcgtttttaattaattgttttatatgtatatgtgtatgtattaattTTCTCAATACTTCATACCTGAAAGT of the Rhinolophus sinicus isolate RSC01 linkage group LG02, ASM3656204v1, whole genome shotgun sequence genome contains:
- the MGST1 gene encoding microsomal glutathione S-transferase 1, which translates into the protein MVDLTQLMENEVLMAFASYTTIVLSKMMLMSTTTAFYRLTRKVFANPEDCVSFGRGENAKKFLRIDDRVERVRRAHLNDLENIVPFLGIGLLYSLSGPDLSTAILHFRLFVGARIYHTIAYLLPLPQPNRALAFFVGYGVTVSMAYRLLKSRLYL